In a genomic window of uncultured Sphaerochaeta sp.:
- a CDS encoding nucleotidyl transferase AbiEii/AbiGii toxin family protein: MQEYAGYILAGAALMNVQSLKAQLKNYAVRTNHTFQDVLILYGIERMVYRISTSRYVDNFTLKGGIFLYALYNKNFARSTADVDLLAHHTSNDIESMRSIFGEIIACAVDDGLNFDATTLEFQMISQVKAYHGVRVIVMAYLDRTRIPISLDIGFGDIVYPERVRMGFPTILGTEDPVIFAYSIESVIAEKFEAIVQLGYANSRYKDFYDIYILSKTQTIDGVMLQKAIAETFRQRRTLFQDIVAFTSEYADDRVHSSRWNAFIKRKKALISIEFPETMVKI; this comes from the coding sequence ATGCAGGAGTACGCTGGATACATACTTGCAGGTGCTGCTTTGATGAATGTTCAATCCTTGAAAGCTCAACTTAAGAATTATGCCGTACGTACCAATCATACATTTCAGGATGTGTTGATCCTGTATGGTATTGAACGGATGGTGTATCGTATTTCCACTTCGAGGTATGTTGATAATTTTACTTTGAAAGGTGGAATATTTCTCTATGCTTTATATAATAAGAATTTTGCTAGGTCTACTGCTGATGTTGACCTGCTTGCTCATCACACAAGTAATGATATCGAAAGTATGAGATCCATTTTTGGGGAAATAATTGCATGTGCGGTTGATGATGGATTGAATTTTGATGCAACAACACTTGAATTCCAAATGATTTCTCAAGTGAAAGCGTATCATGGAGTGAGAGTAATAGTGATGGCATATCTAGATAGGACACGCATTCCTATCTCACTCGATATTGGTTTTGGAGATATTGTGTATCCTGAAAGAGTGCGGATGGGTTTCCCCACGATTCTTGGAACGGAAGATCCAGTGATTTTTGCATATTCGATTGAGTCAGTAATTGCTGAAAAATTTGAGGCTATTGTACAACTTGGATATGCAAACAGTCGATACAAAGATTTCTATGATATCTACATTCTGAGCAAAACACAAACTATTGATGGAGTAATGTTGCAGAAAGCAATAGCTGAAACATTTCGTCAAAGAAGGACGTTGTTCCAAGATATAGTTGCTTTTACCTCAGAATATGCAGATGATCGTGTCCATAGTTCAAGGTGGAATGCATTTATAAAAAGGAAAAAGGCATTGATATCAATAGAATTTCCGGAGACCATGGTGAAGATATAA
- a CDS encoding carbohydrate ABC transporter permease: MQVQSRYTKTIATILYALLILCALAMLLPFVWMISASLKLDKDVFTFPIEWIPSNPRWENYLEIWTTIPLGTFIRNTAKLTVIVTFLQLLTSSFAAYAFAKLEFKGRDLLFLGYVATIAMPWQVYMVPQFIMMRSFGLNNTHLAIIFLQAFSAFGVFLMKQFYMSVPDELCEAARIDGMSEYRIWAQIMLPLSKPALSTLTIFTFVNTWNDFLGPLLYLTRMELKTVQIGLRMFISQYSSEYGLIMAASVVALIPVVIVFLSLQKFFVQGVATAGLKG; the protein is encoded by the coding sequence ATGCAAGTACAATCCCGCTATACCAAGACTATTGCAACCATACTCTATGCCCTGCTCATCCTGTGCGCGCTTGCCATGCTGCTTCCCTTCGTGTGGATGATCAGTGCGTCGCTGAAGCTGGACAAGGACGTGTTCACTTTCCCCATCGAGTGGATACCTTCCAATCCCCGCTGGGAAAACTATCTGGAAATCTGGACTACGATACCCTTGGGTACGTTCATCAGGAATACGGCAAAGCTCACCGTCATCGTTACCTTCCTGCAGCTTTTGACTTCCTCGTTCGCAGCCTATGCCTTTGCGAAGTTGGAGTTCAAAGGGAGGGATCTTCTCTTCTTGGGCTATGTTGCCACCATTGCCATGCCGTGGCAGGTATACATGGTGCCGCAGTTCATCATGATGCGCTCCTTCGGACTGAACAACACCCACCTCGCCATCATATTCCTGCAGGCTTTCAGCGCCTTCGGAGTCTTCCTGATGAAGCAGTTCTACATGAGTGTTCCCGATGAGCTGTGTGAGGCGGCACGCATCGACGGCATGAGTGAGTATCGTATCTGGGCACAGATTATGCTCCCTCTCTCCAAGCCTGCGCTCTCCACCCTGACGATCTTCACCTTCGTCAATACGTGGAACGACTTCCTCGGACCCTTGCTCTACCTCACCAGGATGGAGCTCAAGACGGTACAGATCGGCCTGAGGATGTTCATCAGCCAGTACTCCAGCGAGTATGGGCTCATCATGGCAGCAAGTGTCGTCGCCCTGATCCCGGTGGTCATTGTCTTCCTCTCATTGCAGAAGTTCTTTGTCCAGGGCGTTGCAACCGCTGGGCTGAAGGGGTGA
- a CDS encoding histidine kinase — MRLKTLKGKITFITVTFTLALAILVSSFSFFLFRSFALESQISSTEFNLQFIGAKARENMVAIDSLIRWFTTNTVVTSYLEQQDSQKALSTYDRIKEEVMNNLAQSYVSRIILTDTKHTKLIHTGLWMSDSKPVTVSNLQQVLPFSFTENGGWNHIGEDPFLYMDAQVLPIRRVITRSSSPEVTGQLYLAISADLILDLIKDYQLTEGSHLYLTIGEHFYQIQDNTFHLMDKPQFLSKEYATAGEQTTVGTIRIGGEKQLLVTCPTGFQDISLSQTLSPNEVRFERTLYLTLLATILVFVLLFGILLTLLLNRLFNRPIAKIQEKVKAIAHSDFTSDPSIEWDDELGDIGKGVNDLAGRLDTLLERRISDEKKKQELEYRMLQSQINPHFLYNTLNSIKWMATLQKATGIAEMTTSLSRLMKNVSKADEPIIRLEEELALLNDYFVIQKYRYGGTLVLQNLIDPSFFSLGIPRFTLQPLVENAIFHGIEPKGGAGTVSLEARVEDERTIVLTITDDGVGMDEKAISEIFGTAGSPTKGMFREIGIRNVAKRIEYTYGEGYTLSLESKVGSYTKAILRLPRLTKEGKPWQPN, encoded by the coding sequence ATGCGCCTGAAAACCTTGAAGGGGAAGATCACCTTCATAACCGTCACCTTTACGTTGGCTCTTGCCATATTGGTTTCCAGCTTCAGTTTCTTCCTTTTCCGCTCCTTTGCCCTGGAAAGCCAGATTTCCTCCACCGAGTTCAACCTGCAATTCATCGGGGCGAAGGCGAGGGAGAATATGGTTGCCATCGACTCACTCATCCGCTGGTTCACCACCAATACCGTGGTGACGTCCTACCTTGAGCAGCAGGACAGCCAGAAGGCCCTTTCCACCTATGATCGCATCAAGGAAGAGGTGATGAACAATCTTGCCCAAAGTTATGTGAGCAGGATCATCCTCACTGACACCAAGCATACCAAGCTCATCCATACCGGACTTTGGATGAGTGACAGCAAGCCGGTCACGGTCAGCAACCTGCAGCAAGTGCTCCCCTTCTCCTTCACCGAGAATGGAGGATGGAACCATATAGGGGAGGATCCCTTCCTGTATATGGATGCCCAGGTGCTTCCCATCAGACGGGTCATAACCCGCTCTTCCTCTCCCGAGGTTACCGGACAACTCTATTTGGCCATCTCTGCTGATCTTATCCTTGACCTGATCAAGGACTACCAACTCACGGAGGGGTCCCATCTCTACCTGACCATCGGGGAACACTTCTACCAAATACAGGACAACACCTTTCATCTGATGGATAAGCCACAGTTCCTTTCCAAGGAGTATGCGACTGCGGGAGAGCAGACCACGGTGGGAACCATCAGGATCGGAGGCGAAAAGCAGTTGCTGGTAACCTGCCCCACCGGTTTTCAGGATATTTCCCTCTCCCAGACCCTGAGCCCCAACGAGGTGCGCTTCGAACGCACGCTTTACCTGACTCTTTTGGCAACCATCCTGGTTTTTGTGCTGCTCTTCGGCATCCTGCTGACCCTTCTGCTCAACCGGCTTTTCAACCGGCCCATCGCGAAAATCCAAGAGAAAGTGAAGGCAATCGCCCACAGTGACTTCACCAGCGACCCCTCCATTGAGTGGGACGATGAACTGGGTGACATCGGCAAGGGGGTCAACGACCTTGCAGGCAGGCTCGACACGTTGTTGGAACGACGCATATCCGACGAGAAAAAGAAACAGGAGTTGGAGTATCGCATGCTGCAAAGCCAGATCAATCCCCACTTCCTCTACAACACCCTCAACTCCATCAAATGGATGGCAACCCTGCAAAAAGCTACGGGAATCGCAGAGATGACCACCAGCCTCTCCCGCCTTATGAAAAACGTGAGCAAGGCTGACGAGCCGATCATCAGGCTTGAGGAGGAACTTGCCCTCCTCAATGACTATTTTGTCATCCAAAAGTATCGCTACGGAGGCACACTGGTCCTGCAGAACCTCATCGACCCATCCTTCTTCTCCCTCGGCATCCCCCGCTTCACCCTCCAGCCATTGGTCGAGAATGCCATTTTCCATGGAATAGAACCCAAGGGAGGGGCAGGAACGGTAAGTCTCGAAGCACGGGTGGAAGATGAGCGGACCATTGTGCTGACCATCACCGATGACGGTGTGGGAATGGACGAGAAGGCCATCAGCGAGATATTCGGCACTGCAGGGAGCCCAACCAAGGGCATGTTCCGGGAGATTGGCATCCGCAATGTAGCAAAACGGATTGAGTATACCTACGGGGAGGGATACACCCTCTCCCTTGAGAGCAAGGTTGGTTCCTATACCAAGGCAATCCTCAGACTCCCCAGATTGACAAAGGAAGGCAAACCATGGCAACCAAACTGA
- a CDS encoding sugar ABC transporter substrate-binding protein — MKKVLTIILVLSLVFTAVFANGTKEAAAEASVGETTLKWALWDIASTTYYEPLIKAYEAKNPNVKIEMLDLGSADFMTMLQTQLSGGDSSIDVVTIKDIPGYNNLVKRNLLLNLNDKIKSEGVDLSLYGGTTDQISVDSKLYGIPFRSDFWIVYYNKDVFDKAGVAYPDNDMTFAEYDALARKMTSGTGANKVYGAHYHTWRSAVQLFGILDGKNTIVGGTYDFLKPYYQMVLNQQKDGVVQDYATLKTSSTHYSGVFYNNSVAMMNMGSWFIATLINQIEQGKTEVQNWGLAKYPHAEGVPAGTTLGTITSLGVSNASKKKDAAFDFVKFVTGPEGAEIIAKTGTIPAIKTAEVVKIIAAKPGFPTDQASRDALQVAKTYLEMPLHERAGEIEVVLNQVHDEIMTNNISVDAGIVKMNDQIQKILAK, encoded by the coding sequence ATGAAAAAGGTACTGACAATTATCTTGGTACTCTCATTGGTTTTCACCGCAGTATTCGCAAACGGAACCAAGGAAGCTGCTGCTGAGGCAAGTGTGGGCGAAACCACCCTGAAGTGGGCTTTGTGGGATATTGCTTCCACCACCTACTATGAACCCTTGATCAAGGCGTACGAAGCAAAGAACCCGAATGTCAAGATCGAGATGCTTGACCTGGGTAGCGCTGACTTCATGACGATGCTGCAGACCCAGCTCTCCGGCGGTGACTCCTCCATCGACGTGGTCACCATCAAGGACATCCCGGGCTACAACAATCTGGTGAAGCGCAACCTGCTGCTGAACCTCAATGACAAGATCAAGAGCGAGGGCGTTGACCTCTCCCTCTATGGCGGCACCACCGACCAGATCTCCGTGGACAGCAAGCTCTACGGCATTCCGTTCCGCAGTGACTTCTGGATTGTCTATTACAACAAGGACGTCTTTGATAAGGCCGGTGTTGCCTATCCTGACAACGACATGACCTTTGCAGAGTATGATGCCCTTGCCCGCAAGATGACCAGCGGCACGGGAGCCAACAAAGTCTACGGAGCCCACTATCACACCTGGAGATCTGCAGTGCAGCTCTTCGGTATCCTCGATGGCAAGAACACCATTGTCGGCGGAACGTATGACTTCCTCAAGCCCTACTACCAGATGGTGCTCAACCAGCAGAAGGACGGAGTGGTACAGGATTATGCAACCCTGAAGACCTCTTCCACCCACTACAGTGGTGTTTTCTACAACAACAGTGTTGCCATGATGAACATGGGATCCTGGTTCATCGCCACCCTGATCAACCAGATCGAGCAGGGCAAGACCGAAGTGCAGAACTGGGGCTTGGCAAAGTATCCTCATGCTGAAGGCGTCCCTGCCGGAACAACGTTGGGAACCATCACCAGCCTTGGGGTGAGCAATGCTTCCAAGAAGAAGGATGCAGCATTTGACTTCGTGAAGTTCGTAACCGGACCCGAAGGTGCAGAGATCATTGCAAAGACCGGCACCATTCCCGCCATCAAGACGGCTGAAGTTGTCAAGATCATCGCTGCAAAGCCCGGATTCCCGACCGATCAGGCCAGCCGTGATGCCCTGCAGGTTGCAAAGACCTACCTCGAGATGCCGTTGCATGAGAGAGCCGGTGAGATTGAGGTTGTCCTGAACCAGGTGCATGATGAGATCATGACCAACAATATCAGCGTTGACGCCGGTATCGTGAAGATGAACGATCAGATCCAGAAGATCCTGGCCAAATAA
- a CDS encoding glycoside hydrolase family 88 protein: MQEISLDTVHNALVEASKQVAGNLPAFTYQCQNHSSVHNVYPPCENNQWTCGFWPGEVCLAFEHTKNPVFLHAAHILSESFLSRITKKIEVDHHDMGFLYTPSCVSLYKLSGSERARKAALMAADQLLTRFQEKGSFLQAWGPMGAKENYRFIIDCLMNLPLLYWASEQTGDEMYRTIALRHTQTCLKYSFRPDGSTFHTFFMDPATGEPVRGETCQGYRADSSWARGQAWGIYGLALSYRYTKDQQCIELFRKAASYFLSRLPEDMIPYWDLIFTEGDEPRDSSSASIAACGFLEMALFLGEEEGAYYTSQAKRLMQSLYENYRVKDASLSNGLVLHGTYSKKSPYNTCTPEGVDECVSWGDYFYMEALTRLEGSWLSYW; encoded by the coding sequence ATGCAGGAAATATCCTTGGATACGGTACACAATGCTCTTGTGGAGGCTTCAAAGCAGGTTGCAGGAAACCTGCCTGCGTTCACCTACCAGTGCCAGAACCACTCGTCGGTGCACAACGTTTACCCACCGTGTGAGAACAATCAGTGGACCTGCGGGTTCTGGCCGGGAGAGGTCTGTCTTGCCTTTGAACATACCAAAAACCCTGTATTCCTCCATGCGGCCCATATTCTGAGTGAGAGCTTTCTCTCCCGCATCACCAAAAAGATTGAAGTCGATCATCATGACATGGGGTTTCTCTATACTCCCTCCTGTGTTTCCTTGTACAAGCTCAGCGGCAGCGAGAGAGCCCGCAAGGCAGCCCTCATGGCGGCAGACCAACTTCTGACACGCTTTCAGGAAAAGGGATCCTTTCTCCAGGCATGGGGACCGATGGGGGCAAAGGAGAACTACCGCTTCATCATCGACTGTCTGATGAACCTTCCGTTGCTCTATTGGGCAAGTGAGCAAACCGGAGATGAAATGTACCGCACCATTGCCCTCCGGCATACCCAAACCTGCCTGAAGTACTCATTCCGTCCCGATGGATCTACCTTCCATACCTTCTTCATGGATCCGGCAACAGGGGAGCCTGTGCGTGGAGAAACCTGCCAAGGCTACCGTGCAGACTCCTCCTGGGCCCGTGGCCAGGCCTGGGGCATCTACGGGCTTGCCTTGAGCTATCGGTACACCAAAGATCAGCAATGCATCGAGTTGTTCCGCAAGGCGGCATCCTACTTCCTTTCCCGGCTGCCCGAGGATATGATTCCTTACTGGGATCTCATCTTCACCGAAGGGGACGAGCCTCGCGATTCTTCCAGTGCTTCCATTGCAGCCTGCGGCTTTTTGGAGATGGCTCTGTTCCTCGGAGAGGAGGAGGGTGCCTACTATACCTCCCAAGCAAAGCGTCTGATGCAGAGCTTATACGAGAACTACCGGGTCAAGGATGCATCGCTTTCCAACGGCTTGGTGCTTCATGGGACCTATTCCAAGAAGTCTCCTTACAACACATGCACACCCGAGGGGGTTGATGAATGTGTCTCTTGGGGGGATTATTTCTACATGGAAGCACTGACCCGACTTGAGGGTAGTTGGCTTTCCTACTGGTAG
- a CDS encoding sugar ABC transporter permease, which produces MSSKQAHIRKQLVAYSFIAPNFIGFAIFTLVPIVFAVALAFLHWDGSNPIEWAGLANFRDLLDDDQFKAALRNTIVYTAGTVPLTLITSLLLAVLLNQGIKGRNFFRTVSFFPYVASLVAVAAVWNMIFNPSKGPVNMLLYSLGFENVPGWAADKDWAMMTIILFSVWKYMGYYMIIYLAGLQGINPELYEAANLDGTNAWQRFRYVTVPQLSATTFFVMVMLTIQCFKVYDIVYMVTQGGPGTATLVLVYDIYNKAFISWNLGSASAVAMVLFALVLIVTLIQFRGERKLR; this is translated from the coding sequence ATGTCTTCCAAGCAAGCACACATCAGAAAACAGTTGGTTGCCTATAGTTTCATAGCACCCAACTTCATCGGTTTTGCCATTTTTACCCTGGTTCCCATTGTTTTTGCGGTTGCTCTTGCCTTCTTGCACTGGGATGGATCGAATCCCATCGAGTGGGCCGGCCTTGCCAATTTCCGTGATCTTCTTGATGATGACCAGTTCAAGGCAGCACTGAGAAATACCATTGTCTATACCGCAGGTACCGTTCCGTTGACCCTGATCACCAGTCTGTTGCTGGCGGTTTTGCTCAATCAGGGCATCAAGGGCAGGAACTTCTTCCGTACCGTCAGCTTCTTTCCCTATGTGGCCTCGCTGGTAGCGGTGGCCGCCGTATGGAACATGATCTTCAATCCGTCCAAGGGGCCGGTGAACATGCTCCTGTATTCACTTGGTTTTGAGAATGTCCCCGGTTGGGCTGCAGACAAGGATTGGGCGATGATGACCATCATCCTCTTCAGTGTCTGGAAGTACATGGGCTACTATATGATCATCTACCTTGCAGGCTTGCAGGGTATCAACCCAGAACTCTATGAGGCTGCCAATCTGGACGGCACGAATGCCTGGCAACGTTTCCGGTATGTCACCGTTCCCCAGCTCTCCGCCACCACCTTTTTTGTGATGGTCATGCTTACCATCCAGTGTTTCAAGGTGTATGACATTGTCTATATGGTGACGCAAGGAGGCCCGGGAACAGCCACCTTGGTGCTTGTCTACGATATCTACAACAAAGCCTTCATCAGTTGGAACCTTGGCTCGGCAAGTGCTGTCGCCATGGTCCTCTTCGCCCTGGTTCTCATCGTCACCCTGATCCAGTTCAGGGGCGAGCGAAAGCTGCGGTAG
- a CDS encoding transposase has product MRNYLENKIAKSVARLDLDPDDFRMHFSNPKADFTRFRRQSFSDVVKLGLLSPGSCMKENLRHYFGVGPDRPSASAYIQHRDKLGVQAYRALFDHFKDTDVPFTLIKNKYLLVACDGSAISIHPNKDDAGTLLHMTNNPNGKVCNQLHLNVLTAVPDGYFLDYVIQDHKDMHEIQACEQMVERMAGCPSPLPSIITCDRGYESYRLMMWVSSLGFHFCIRAKDLNSPGISQRYRNMVGEDGLMDTVVTRKYTRCSTVHRNPAIYPDYIYVPQNVINEFIPATRNPLGKVLKSRPLIIDFFEYSFRLVRLQLSETSYEVLLTSLPQSEFSMADLKELYHLRWGVETTLRQLKYDDCSSFSNTRKKVAAIGEIILSMIFHNICTSVLVAFGRSLSRRIKNRKLLYKVSYSDLSKTLRLYASGRDPTITIKKIVKELTMTIQPVRNDRAFSRILEHRSFIPFIYRAA; this is encoded by the coding sequence ATGAGGAATTATCTAGAAAACAAAATCGCTAAATCCGTCGCCAGATTGGACCTTGACCCTGATGATTTCCGGATGCATTTCAGCAATCCCAAAGCCGATTTCACCCGGTTCAGGCGTCAATCTTTCAGTGATGTTGTCAAGCTCGGCTTGCTTTCTCCCGGAAGCTGCATGAAGGAGAACCTGAGGCATTACTTCGGTGTCGGTCCTGACAGGCCCTCAGCGTCAGCATACATCCAGCATCGTGACAAGCTGGGCGTACAGGCATATCGGGCCCTGTTCGACCATTTCAAGGATACTGATGTGCCGTTCACGCTGATCAAGAACAAGTATCTGCTGGTGGCCTGCGATGGTTCCGCCATCAGCATCCACCCGAACAAGGATGATGCGGGTACGTTGCTGCACATGACCAATAATCCGAACGGAAAGGTCTGCAACCAGCTTCATCTCAATGTCCTCACTGCCGTACCCGATGGGTATTTCCTGGACTACGTCATCCAGGACCACAAGGACATGCATGAGATACAGGCCTGCGAACAGATGGTCGAGCGGATGGCTGGATGCCCCAGTCCCTTGCCGAGCATCATCACCTGCGACAGGGGGTACGAGAGCTATAGGCTCATGATGTGGGTGTCCTCTCTGGGGTTCCATTTTTGCATCCGGGCAAAAGACCTCAACTCCCCAGGCATCAGCCAAAGGTACCGGAACATGGTAGGTGAGGACGGTCTGATGGATACTGTTGTCACCAGGAAATACACCCGATGCTCTACCGTGCACAGGAACCCAGCAATTTATCCTGACTATATTTATGTCCCACAGAACGTGATCAACGAGTTCATCCCTGCAACAAGGAACCCTTTGGGGAAGGTCCTGAAGAGCCGTCCGCTCATTATCGATTTCTTCGAGTATTCTTTCAGGCTCGTCAGACTGCAACTTTCCGAAACCTCGTATGAGGTCCTGCTGACCAGCCTGCCTCAGTCGGAGTTCTCGATGGCCGACCTCAAGGAGTTGTATCATTTGAGATGGGGCGTGGAGACCACCTTGCGCCAATTGAAGTATGATGACTGTTCGTCATTCAGCAACACCAGGAAGAAGGTTGCAGCCATTGGTGAAATAATCCTTTCGATGATCTTCCACAACATCTGCACATCGGTACTGGTCGCTTTCGGCAGGAGTCTGTCCCGTAGGATAAAAAACCGCAAGCTCCTGTACAAGGTCAGCTATTCCGACCTGTCCAAGACACTGAGACTGTACGCCTCGGGAAGGGACCCGACTATCACGATCAAGAAAATAGTCAAGGAGCTCACGATGACCATTCAACCGGTAAGGAACGACAGAGCATTTTCCCGAATTCTCGAACACCGTTCTTTTATCCCGTTCATCTACAGAGCAGCTTGA
- a CDS encoding alginate lyase family protein, with translation MTRTEYFFQTRVTFLDDAKKVARYVSEHEKVETEKILRVADDVVKQSFLFNLRWDMERTFEPVVFENQIDWMHQPGDDSEWVFAFNRMRFWICLGQAYALTGDEKYAKTFASQLCDWVKRVKRDDVRCQKAWRSIEAGLRMEYWTKAMQYFKESPSLTDEVIDTFLSSVEEHAAFLYSVWDSYHLMSNWGVLENHGLFLASLALPKSEQSEIYRKEALRRLALEIQIQVYDDGVQWEQSPMYHNEVAHDFLDVVLMCKRLFLPLDDVISEKTHCMCRAAMAWQKPDGTEPTMGDSDRIDQRDIITKGAYLFGDGQLKAFGYQHLDFDCAWDLGFSAIEEYDRLPSIRSSKKMNVLRESGNAIVRDQDFYLRFHCGTLGAGHGHSDKLHFDLYAHGEDLLVDAGRFTYVPKSERYEFKDSTSHNTTTVDRKNFTVCKDSWECSKLSAPLGFRTAEKHAYTALQGSHQGYLDVGILPKRTIVTLPGSLVLVCDAFLGVGQHRYQSYLHFNDEGKVKLTEEGTLYRSTRNEMQVQVISSGGVTQFLKPTRVSRHYNQLSDNKTLVSEVEAEGFASLFTLISLNKAEHFEHATIAKVRVLSNFKKIRFPDHWIEAVEIKKGSNAFTVVIAHQEWATPTDTFNAEGCTGFGSVVVFDTAKGEQEIGTRLFS, from the coding sequence ATGACCAGGACAGAGTATTTTTTCCAGACACGGGTCACCTTCCTCGATGATGCGAAGAAGGTTGCGAGGTATGTGAGCGAGCATGAGAAGGTTGAGACTGAGAAGATTCTCAGGGTTGCGGACGATGTGGTCAAGCAGTCGTTCCTGTTCAATCTTCGCTGGGATATGGAACGGACCTTTGAGCCGGTGGTCTTTGAGAACCAGATCGACTGGATGCACCAGCCCGGTGATGACAGCGAATGGGTGTTTGCGTTCAACCGGATGCGGTTTTGGATCTGCCTCGGACAGGCATACGCCCTTACCGGTGACGAGAAATACGCCAAGACGTTTGCTTCCCAGCTTTGTGACTGGGTCAAACGGGTCAAGAGAGACGATGTGCGCTGCCAGAAGGCGTGGCGTTCCATCGAGGCCGGGCTGAGAATGGAGTATTGGACCAAGGCGATGCAGTACTTCAAGGAGAGTCCTTCCCTCACCGATGAGGTCATCGATACCTTCCTCTCTTCGGTTGAAGAGCATGCCGCTTTCCTGTATTCGGTTTGGGATAGCTATCATCTGATGAGCAACTGGGGGGTGCTGGAGAACCATGGGCTCTTTCTGGCTTCCCTTGCCTTGCCCAAAAGTGAGCAGAGTGAAATCTATCGCAAGGAGGCTCTCAGACGCCTTGCGCTGGAGATCCAGATACAGGTCTATGACGATGGGGTGCAGTGGGAGCAGTCCCCGATGTACCACAATGAGGTTGCTCATGACTTTCTGGATGTGGTGCTCATGTGCAAGCGCTTGTTCCTTCCCCTTGACGATGTCATCTCCGAGAAGACACACTGTATGTGCCGGGCTGCCATGGCATGGCAAAAGCCCGATGGCACCGAGCCGACGATGGGGGACAGTGACCGTATCGACCAACGGGACATCATTACCAAGGGGGCGTATCTCTTCGGTGATGGGCAGTTGAAGGCCTTCGGCTACCAGCATCTCGATTTTGACTGTGCATGGGACCTTGGCTTCTCAGCCATTGAGGAGTATGACAGACTTCCCAGCATTCGCAGTTCAAAGAAGATGAACGTTCTCAGGGAGAGCGGGAATGCCATTGTTCGTGACCAGGATTTCTACCTTCGGTTCCATTGCGGGACGCTGGGAGCGGGGCATGGGCACAGCGACAAGCTCCATTTTGATCTGTATGCCCACGGCGAGGACCTGCTGGTCGATGCCGGACGCTTCACCTATGTGCCCAAATCCGAGCGGTATGAGTTCAAGGACAGTACCTCCCACAATACGACCACGGTTGACCGCAAGAACTTCACGGTCTGCAAGGACAGCTGGGAGTGTTCAAAGCTCTCTGCTCCCTTGGGTTTCCGTACCGCTGAAAAGCATGCCTATACGGCACTGCAGGGGAGTCATCAGGGATATCTGGATGTAGGAATTCTTCCCAAGAGAACCATCGTGACCCTGCCTGGATCACTGGTCCTGGTGTGTGATGCCTTCCTTGGGGTAGGGCAACACAGGTATCAGAGTTATCTTCACTTCAATGATGAGGGCAAGGTGAAACTGACTGAAGAGGGAACGCTTTACCGCAGCACGAGAAACGAGATGCAGGTACAGGTGATTTCCAGTGGCGGGGTGACCCAGTTCCTCAAGCCTACCAGGGTTTCGAGGCACTACAACCAGCTCTCCGACAACAAGACCTTGGTCAGTGAGGTTGAGGCAGAGGGCTTTGCTTCCCTCTTCACCCTCATCTCCCTCAACAAGGCCGAGCATTTTGAACATGCCACGATTGCCAAGGTGCGTGTGCTCTCCAACTTCAAGAAGATCCGGTTTCCCGACCATTGGATTGAAGCGGTTGAAATCAAAAAGGGTTCCAATGCCTTTACGGTGGTGATAGCGCATCAAGAGTGGGCCACCCCCACCGATACGTTCAATGCAGAGGGGTGCACCGGTTTTGGCTCGGTCGTGGTCTTCGATACGGCCAAGGGCGAGCAGGAAATTGGCACCAGACTCTTCTCCTAG